From one Pseudactinotalea sp. HY158 genomic stretch:
- a CDS encoding DUF1801 domain-containing protein produces MATREPAMSPSDLPVEQVLDRATGPRRAEADELLAIHAEITGEGPVVWAGRILGFGEVSYRYDSGHDGRMPLLAFASGPRQHTVYLVEDFAQRWPELLERLGAHRASKACLYFTRLAGVDRDVLRELLERSLDETRAQWSAP; encoded by the coding sequence GTGGCCACGAGAGAACCGGCGATGTCGCCGTCCGACCTGCCGGTCGAACAGGTGCTCGACCGCGCGACGGGCCCGCGGCGCGCCGAGGCCGATGAACTACTCGCGATCCACGCCGAGATCACGGGCGAGGGGCCCGTCGTGTGGGCCGGGCGGATCCTCGGCTTCGGTGAGGTCTCCTACCGCTATGACAGCGGGCACGACGGGCGGATGCCGCTGCTCGCCTTCGCGTCGGGGCCGAGGCAGCACACGGTCTACTTGGTCGAGGACTTCGCACAGCGGTGGCCCGAATTGCTCGAGCGGCTCGGCGCACACCGGGCGAGCAAGGCGTGCCTCTACTTCACGCGCCTGGCGGGCGTCGATCGCGACGTGCTCCGGGAACTGCTCGAGCGCTCGCTGGACGAGACCCGTGCCCAGTGGTCGGCGCCATGA
- the rsmD gene encoding 16S rRNA (guanine(966)-N(2))-methyltransferase RsmD — protein MTRIIAGDAGGQRLEVPAHGTRPTSDRVREAIFSRLEHVDAISRARVLDLYAGSGALGLEALSRGSESVVFVEANRAAAEVIRRNVARLGYGSRARVVHTSVASFLAGTAGEPFHTVLADPPYDLDEAPAVLTALEPWLGPESVVLWEQSGRARPPAWPDGFVDLGARRYGETTVHLAEVPG, from the coding sequence ATGACCCGCATCATCGCCGGGGACGCCGGCGGCCAGCGGCTCGAGGTACCCGCCCACGGCACCCGACCCACGAGCGACCGGGTGCGGGAGGCGATCTTCTCCCGGCTCGAGCACGTCGACGCGATCTCGCGGGCGCGGGTGCTCGACCTGTACGCGGGCTCGGGGGCCCTCGGGCTCGAGGCGCTCTCGCGCGGGTCCGAGAGCGTGGTGTTCGTCGAGGCGAACCGGGCCGCAGCGGAGGTGATCCGCCGGAACGTGGCGCGCCTGGGCTACGGCAGCCGCGCACGCGTCGTCCATACGAGCGTGGCGAGCTTCCTCGCCGGCACGGCCGGGGAGCCGTTCCACACGGTGCTCGCCGACCCGCCCTACGACCTGGACGAGGCGCCGGCCGTGCTCACCGCCCTCGAGCCGTGGCTCGGACCCGAGTCGGTCGTGCTGTGGGAGCAGTCCGGGCGTGCCCGCCCGCCCGCCTGGCCCGACGGGTTCGTCGACCTCGGCGCGCGCCGCTACGGGGAGACGACCGTGCACCTGGCCGAGGTGCCCGGCTGA
- a CDS encoding protein-L-isoaspartate O-methyltransferase: MSTPAARVEAAMAAAPRADFLPSPARPFAGLDEPLVLTGGQTCSQPSTVRAMLLLLEVSVGDRVLDVGSGSGWTTALLAALVGPTGRVDGVEVRADLARWGGANVAAAGWRRARVHRAIDVLGWPEQAPYDRILVSADAPRVPGGLVAQLREGGRLVLPVRGTMTVVERRGGRAVVVARTGRYVFVPLVTGE; this comes from the coding sequence GTGTCCACGCCGGCCGCGCGGGTCGAGGCGGCGATGGCCGCCGCGCCGCGCGCGGACTTCCTCCCCTCCCCGGCCCGCCCGTTCGCCGGACTCGACGAGCCGCTCGTGCTCACGGGCGGGCAGACCTGCTCCCAGCCCTCGACCGTGCGGGCCATGCTCCTCCTGCTCGAGGTGTCGGTCGGGGACCGGGTGCTCGACGTGGGCAGTGGCTCGGGGTGGACCACGGCGCTGCTCGCGGCGCTCGTCGGCCCGACCGGCCGGGTCGACGGGGTGGAGGTGCGTGCGGACCTGGCGCGCTGGGGCGGGGCGAACGTCGCCGCCGCGGGCTGGCGGCGGGCGCGTGTGCACCGGGCGATCGACGTGCTCGGCTGGCCGGAGCAGGCGCCGTACGACCGGATCCTCGTCTCGGCCGACGCCCCGCGGGTTCCGGGCGGGCTCGTTGCTCAGCTGCGCGAGGGCGGCCGGCTCGTGCTTCCCGTGCGGGGGACGATGACCGTGGTCGAGCGCCGCGGCGGCCGGGCGGTGGTCGTGGCGAGGACCGGCCGGTACGTGTTCGTGCCGCTCGTCACCGGCGAGTGA